In a genomic window of Deltaproteobacteria bacterium:
- a CDS encoding cupin domain-containing protein — translation MNVRRVEKPWGHELIWAHTERYVGKLLHVKAGHALSLQYHNVKDETIHLQSGQLRLEVDEGAGMTTRTLSIGESYHIKPLTKHRMVAVTDCDILEVSTPELDDVVRLEDRYGRTGTSQP, via the coding sequence ATGAACGTCCGCCGCGTCGAGAAGCCCTGGGGTCACGAGCTCATCTGGGCCCACACCGAGCGGTACGTCGGCAAGCTCTTGCACGTGAAGGCGGGCCACGCGCTCTCGCTGCAGTACCACAACGTGAAAGACGAGACGATTCACCTGCAGTCGGGCCAGCTCCGCCTCGAGGTCGACGAGGGCGCGGGCATGACCACCAGGACGCTCAGCATTGGTGAGAGCTACCACATCAAGCCGCTCACCAAGCACCGCATGGTCGCCGTCACCGACTGCGACATCCTCGAGGTCTCGACGCCCGAGCTCGACGACGTGGTGCGCCTCGAAGATCGCTACGGCCGCACCGGCACCTCGCAGCCGTGA
- a CDS encoding tetratricopeptide repeat protein — MTPSQEIALAVAASAVVAAIVIGAVRRRARRIAEAVAYVRGVHYVLSDAPDAAIGELTRAVELNPSASQSSIETYFALGKLFRRKGDLEHAIRLHQNILLRPGLPAESKRQAQLELALDLQRAGMLSRAVEAFEKFLAEAPTHPEALAGLRQVHETARDFEAAAEVQVRVVKSGQGGEAVLAHLLASAARAALGADREHAQKLADGAVQADASSPDALLARAEVLAARGQPQQAAEQLRTLLARTPEAALAAEPLLAKVLPPDEVVAALAGDGPPARWVALGRARARAGDRAGAAEALRQALVQEPGFAPARRDLGALLLGAPLEPGTQPAYEELLRALGRHELELQCDACKQTSSEPGWQCPRCGAWDSLRRAG; from the coding sequence ATGACGCCCTCGCAGGAGATCGCGCTCGCGGTGGCGGCCTCGGCCGTGGTGGCCGCAATCGTGATCGGCGCCGTGCGCCGCCGCGCGCGCCGCATCGCCGAGGCCGTGGCCTACGTGCGTGGGGTGCACTACGTCCTCTCCGATGCGCCCGACGCCGCCATCGGCGAGCTCACCCGCGCCGTGGAGCTGAATCCCTCCGCGTCGCAGAGCTCCATCGAGACCTACTTCGCGCTGGGCAAGCTCTTCCGCCGCAAGGGCGACCTGGAGCACGCCATCCGGCTGCACCAGAACATCCTCTTGCGGCCCGGCCTGCCCGCCGAGTCAAAGCGCCAGGCCCAGCTCGAGCTCGCGCTGGATCTGCAGCGCGCGGGCATGCTGAGCCGGGCGGTGGAGGCGTTCGAGAAGTTCCTCGCCGAGGCGCCAACGCACCCCGAGGCGCTGGCCGGCCTGCGCCAGGTGCACGAGACCGCGCGCGACTTCGAAGCCGCGGCCGAGGTGCAGGTCCGGGTGGTGAAATCGGGGCAGGGCGGGGAGGCGGTGCTGGCGCACCTCCTGGCCTCGGCGGCGCGCGCGGCGCTGGGCGCGGATCGCGAGCACGCCCAGAAGCTGGCAGATGGCGCGGTCCAGGCCGACGCCAGCAGCCCCGACGCGCTCCTCGCGCGGGCCGAGGTGCTGGCAGCGCGCGGGCAGCCGCAGCAGGCCGCCGAGCAGCTCCGGACGCTGCTGGCCCGGACGCCGGAGGCTGCCCTGGCCGCGGAGCCGCTGCTGGCCAAGGTCCTCCCGCCGGACGAAGTCGTCGCCGCGCTCGCCGGTGACGGTCCGCCGGCGCGCTGGGTGGCCCTGGGGCGCGCGCGCGCCCGTGCGGGCGATCGCGCAGGCGCCGCGGAGGCCTTGCGTCAGGCGCTGGTGCAGGAGCCGGGCTTCGCGCCCGCGCGCCGCGACCTCGGCGCGCTCTTGCTCGGCGCGCCCCTCGAGCCCGGAACCCAACCCGCGTACGAGGAGCTCCTGCGCGCGCTCGGCCGGCACGAGCTGGAGCTGCAGTGCGACGCCTGCAAGCAGACCTCGAGCGAGCCAGGCTGGCAGTGCCCGCGCTGCGGCGCCTGGGACAGCCTGCGGCGAGCGGGCTGA
- a CDS encoding arginine--tRNA ligase, whose product MRQQVQAIFSATLKACIDKGLLAPVEVDVQVDAPKQAAHGDWATNLAMVLQKRVGKPPRQIAELLVQNLVDPTGVIAKCEIAGPGFINVRLAPDVWFKALQPVLEEPETFGTSKSGKGEKVLVEFVSANPTGPMHVGHGRGAVVGDVLCNLLKNAGYDVSREYYINDAGGQIKVLGRSVHVRYQQAFGRNVELGEKMYPGDYIKDFAAQLKEKYGDKYLDAPEEQWLSLFTDYAIEKVLAMIRDDLAVFGIHFDRWFSERTELHATQAVQKAIGKLETKGLIYKGTLPPPKGKEIEDYEPREQLLFKSTDFGDDQDRGLQKSDGTYTYFAGDIAYHENKLARNYHTLVNIWGADHAGAVTRLKAAVEALSGRKDALEIVLIQMVNLYRNGEPVRMGKRSGNFVALRDVLDEVGSDATRFFFVMRSAATTLDFDLGLAKKQEKENPVYYVQYGHARIASMKRKAAEKGISAPKFDVELLKKLTKPEELELIKRALDWPDLVAGAAAAREPHRVVFFLQDLLAGFHSYYTKARTDPSYKVVNEQDVPLTHARLLMCQALQTVVRNALALLGVSAPEQMQAPQGEEE is encoded by the coding sequence ATGCGGCAGCAGGTGCAGGCGATCTTCTCGGCGACTTTGAAGGCGTGCATCGACAAGGGGCTCCTGGCTCCGGTCGAGGTGGACGTGCAGGTCGATGCGCCCAAGCAGGCCGCGCACGGCGACTGGGCCACGAATCTCGCGATGGTGCTGCAGAAGCGCGTGGGCAAGCCGCCCCGCCAGATCGCCGAGCTGCTGGTGCAGAACCTGGTCGATCCCACGGGCGTGATTGCCAAGTGTGAAATCGCAGGGCCTGGATTCATCAATGTCCGGCTCGCGCCCGACGTGTGGTTCAAGGCCCTGCAGCCGGTGCTCGAGGAGCCCGAGACCTTCGGCACGTCCAAGAGCGGCAAGGGCGAGAAGGTGCTCGTCGAATTCGTGAGCGCGAACCCGACTGGCCCGATGCACGTGGGCCACGGCCGCGGCGCCGTGGTGGGCGACGTACTTTGTAATCTCTTGAAGAACGCGGGCTACGACGTCTCTCGCGAGTACTACATCAACGACGCCGGCGGGCAGATCAAGGTGCTCGGCCGCAGCGTGCACGTGCGCTACCAGCAGGCCTTCGGTCGCAACGTGGAGCTCGGCGAGAAGATGTACCCGGGCGACTACATCAAGGACTTCGCCGCGCAGCTCAAGGAGAAGTACGGCGACAAGTACCTCGACGCGCCCGAGGAGCAGTGGCTCTCCCTCTTCACGGACTACGCGATCGAAAAAGTGCTCGCCATGATCCGCGACGACCTCGCGGTCTTCGGCATCCACTTCGACCGCTGGTTCAGCGAGCGGACCGAGCTGCACGCCACCCAGGCCGTGCAGAAGGCCATCGGCAAGCTCGAGACCAAGGGGCTCATCTACAAGGGCACCTTGCCGCCACCCAAGGGCAAGGAGATTGAAGACTATGAGCCCCGTGAGCAGCTCCTCTTCAAGAGTACGGACTTCGGCGACGACCAGGATCGCGGCCTGCAGAAGTCGGACGGTACGTACACCTACTTCGCCGGCGACATCGCGTACCACGAGAACAAGCTCGCCCGTAATTATCACACGTTGGTTAATATCTGGGGCGCGGACCATGCGGGCGCGGTGACGCGTTTGAAGGCCGCGGTCGAGGCGCTCAGCGGCCGCAAGGACGCGCTGGAGATCGTCCTCATCCAAATGGTGAACCTGTACCGCAACGGCGAGCCCGTGCGCATGGGCAAGCGGAGCGGCAACTTCGTGGCCCTGCGCGACGTCCTCGACGAGGTCGGCAGCGACGCCACGCGGTTCTTCTTCGTGATGCGCTCGGCCGCGACCACGCTCGACTTCGATCTCGGCCTGGCCAAGAAGCAGGAAAAAGAGAACCCTGTTTATTATGTGCAATACGGCCACGCGCGCATCGCGAGCATGAAGCGCAAGGCGGCCGAGAAGGGCATCTCCGCGCCGAAGTTCGACGTCGAGCTGCTCAAGAAGCTCACCAAGCCCGAGGAGCTGGAGCTCATCAAACGCGCGCTGGACTGGCCCGATCTGGTGGCCGGCGCCGCGGCCGCGCGGGAGCCGCACCGGGTGGTGTTCTTCCTCCAGGATCTGCTGGCCGGATTCCACAGTTACTATACGAAGGCGCGGACCGATCCTTCGTACAAGGTCGTCAACGAGCAGGACGTGCCGCTCACGCACGCGCGCTTGCTGATGTGCCAGGCGCTGCAGACGGTGGTGCGCAACGCGCTCGCCCTCCTCGGCGTGAGCGCGCCGGAGCAGATGCAAGCCCCGCAGGGCGAGGAGGAGTAG
- a CDS encoding class I SAM-dependent RNA methyltransferase: protein MSRVELTIEGLAKGGDAVAHHEGRTVFVDRGAPGDRVRVDLMERPGERELHAHLVEVVELGPNHVEPVCPVADRCGGCRWMRVAYPAQASAKEKIFYDALERIGRVPRASIEAQPLVPAPNVLAYRRRARLHVRREHLGYIREKTHELVEIGGCPVLEPALDSAVKRLPDALAKHQLLARVKEIDLVCEGAAWSLALHLDKLTGVLHDRAEKLVRELDARGAVLLSENAKPVLIGKPALGSLRPDVFAQVNAGSNAGLVEAAVAQLAASSGQHVLELFAGSGNFTLPIAGQGAHVVAIESAGPALGLLRTAANARGLADKVRIVEGDALERAKALGADGQRFASLLLDPPRSGCSGLAPIAHAVGVKRIVYVSCDPATLARDVRELAEAGFAPKWAQPFDLFPQTPHVEGVVRLERA, encoded by the coding sequence ATGTCGCGCGTGGAGCTCACCATCGAAGGCCTCGCGAAGGGCGGCGACGCCGTCGCGCACCACGAGGGCCGCACCGTCTTCGTGGACCGCGGCGCGCCGGGCGATCGCGTGCGCGTGGATTTGATGGAGCGCCCAGGCGAGCGCGAGCTGCACGCGCACCTGGTGGAGGTCGTCGAGCTCGGGCCGAACCACGTGGAGCCGGTGTGCCCCGTGGCCGATCGCTGCGGCGGCTGTCGGTGGATGCGCGTGGCGTATCCCGCGCAGGCCAGTGCCAAAGAGAAGATCTTCTACGACGCGCTCGAGCGCATCGGCCGGGTGCCGCGCGCGTCGATCGAGGCCCAGCCGCTGGTGCCGGCGCCGAACGTGCTCGCGTACCGGCGACGCGCGCGGCTGCACGTGCGGCGTGAACATCTTGGTTACATTCGCGAGAAGACGCACGAGCTCGTCGAAATTGGCGGCTGTCCGGTGCTGGAGCCCGCGCTCGATTCGGCCGTGAAGCGGCTGCCGGATGCGCTCGCGAAGCACCAGCTCCTCGCGCGCGTGAAGGAGATCGATCTCGTCTGCGAAGGCGCCGCGTGGAGCCTGGCGCTGCACCTCGACAAGTTGACCGGCGTGCTCCATGACCGCGCCGAGAAGCTGGTCCGCGAGCTCGACGCGCGCGGCGCGGTGCTGCTCTCCGAGAACGCCAAGCCGGTCCTCATCGGAAAGCCGGCGCTGGGTTCGCTGCGGCCGGATGTGTTCGCGCAGGTGAACGCGGGCTCGAACGCGGGGCTCGTCGAGGCAGCCGTGGCGCAGCTCGCGGCGAGCTCGGGGCAGCACGTGCTCGAGCTCTTCGCCGGATCGGGCAACTTCACGCTGCCCATCGCAGGGCAGGGCGCGCACGTCGTCGCCATCGAGTCGGCGGGGCCGGCGCTCGGGCTGCTGCGCACGGCCGCCAACGCGCGCGGGCTCGCCGACAAGGTCCGCATCGTGGAAGGCGATGCCCTCGAGCGCGCCAAGGCGCTCGGCGCGGATGGCCAGCGGTTCGCATCGCTCCTGTTGGATCCGCCGCGCTCGGGCTGCAGCGGGCTCGCGCCCATCGCGCATGCCGTGGGTGTGAAGCGCATCGTCTACGTGAGCTGCGATCCCGCCACCCTCGCGCGCGACGTGCGCGAGCTCGCGGAGGCCGGCTTCGCGCCGAAGTGGGCCCAGCCGTTCGACCTCTTTCCGCAGACGCCGCACGTGGAAGGCGTGGTCCGGCTCGAGCGCGCCTGA
- a CDS encoding S1 RNA-binding domain-containing protein has translation MSDTPSDPGDKGSGQKPGGPNNRGDDRRRPKATFGDVMKGIPSGRPGESRGRDEGDRKGPGMSVRRKGGDKRDDRKDAKKADKPAAKGPEVQVVRKQGIESTGEPKRAVVAPPSLVYSRDVDEQGADDESFAEMFAKQDKADKGSRGGVRPGQSVTGVIIQLGADTAFLTLKEGGEAMIELREIQVEGQPAPIVGDVVEGFVVAIGGREGGVKVSKGLAKGSASVARLEAAMEGGIPVEGTVTGVNKGGLEVDLGGVRGFCPISQADVKFVEKPETFVNQKLQFRVTEIRGLDVVLSRRQLLQAEQAKDAERIRATLTVGAKVRGKVSSLRDFGAFVDLGGGIEGLIHVSELSHGRVAHPREVLQQGQDVEVEITKIEPGDPNSPDKAKQRERIGLSLRALAADPWADVEQHFPIGARVPGKVVRLQPFGAFVELAPGVDGLIHVSNLSDKRINHPKDVVSEGQEVEVVVEKMDLGAHKIGLALWREGYTGPNEPTPEELAAADEHEATERPERKPVAPRARVGDVVDSKVDRVEPFGVFVSWANGRGLIPNAEMGTPRGTDHKKQFPPGTAIKAQVIEQDNQGRLRLSKVAAEQAEERAEVAQYLEKHQPKQKGSGFGTLGDLLKAKLQK, from the coding sequence ATGAGCGACACCCCCTCCGACCCGGGCGACAAGGGCTCCGGCCAGAAGCCCGGCGGCCCCAACAATCGCGGCGACGACCGCCGCCGCCCCAAGGCCACCTTCGGCGACGTGATGAAGGGCATCCCCTCGGGCCGCCCCGGCGAGAGCCGCGGCCGCGACGAGGGCGACCGCAAGGGCCCGGGCATGTCGGTGCGCCGCAAGGGCGGCGACAAGCGCGACGATCGCAAGGACGCCAAGAAGGCCGACAAGCCTGCAGCCAAGGGCCCCGAGGTCCAGGTCGTCCGCAAGCAGGGCATCGAGAGCACCGGCGAGCCCAAGCGCGCCGTGGTGGCTCCGCCTTCGCTCGTGTACTCGCGCGACGTCGACGAGCAGGGCGCCGACGACGAGAGCTTCGCGGAGATGTTCGCCAAGCAGGACAAGGCCGACAAGGGCAGCCGCGGCGGCGTTCGCCCGGGCCAGTCGGTCACCGGCGTGATCATCCAGCTCGGCGCGGACACCGCGTTCCTCACCCTCAAAGAGGGCGGCGAGGCGATGATCGAGCTGCGCGAGATCCAGGTGGAAGGCCAGCCCGCGCCCATCGTGGGCGATGTGGTGGAAGGCTTCGTGGTGGCCATCGGCGGCCGCGAGGGCGGGGTGAAGGTCTCCAAGGGCCTGGCCAAGGGCAGCGCCAGCGTGGCGCGCCTGGAGGCAGCCATGGAGGGCGGCATCCCCGTGGAGGGAACCGTCACCGGCGTGAACAAGGGCGGCCTGGAAGTCGACCTGGGGGGCGTGCGCGGCTTCTGCCCCATCAGCCAGGCCGACGTGAAGTTCGTGGAGAAGCCCGAGACGTTCGTGAACCAAAAGCTTCAGTTCCGGGTGACCGAGATCCGCGGGCTGGACGTGGTGCTCTCGCGTCGCCAGCTGCTGCAGGCCGAGCAGGCCAAGGACGCCGAGCGCATCCGCGCGACGCTGACCGTGGGCGCGAAGGTGCGCGGCAAGGTGAGCTCGCTGCGCGACTTCGGCGCGTTCGTGGACCTGGGCGGCGGCATCGAGGGCCTGATCCACGTGTCCGAGCTCTCGCACGGCCGGGTGGCGCACCCGCGCGAGGTGCTGCAGCAGGGCCAGGACGTCGAGGTGGAGATCACCAAGATCGAGCCGGGTGATCCCAACTCGCCCGACAAGGCCAAGCAGCGCGAGCGCATCGGCCTCTCGCTGCGCGCGCTCGCGGCGGATCCCTGGGCCGACGTGGAGCAGCACTTCCCCATCGGCGCGCGTGTGCCCGGCAAGGTGGTTCGGCTGCAGCCCTTCGGCGCGTTCGTGGAGCTCGCGCCTGGCGTGGACGGCCTCATCCACGTCTCGAACCTCTCCGACAAGCGCATCAACCACCCGAAGGACGTGGTGTCCGAGGGCCAGGAAGTGGAAGTGGTCGTGGAGAAGATGGACCTCGGCGCCCACAAGATCGGCCTGGCGCTCTGGCGCGAGGGCTACACCGGCCCGAACGAGCCGACGCCCGAGGAGCTCGCCGCTGCCGACGAGCACGAGGCCACCGAGCGCCCCGAGCGCAAGCCGGTCGCGCCGCGCGCGCGCGTGGGCGACGTCGTGGATTCGAAGGTCGATCGCGTGGAGCCGTTTGGCGTGTTCGTGTCGTGGGCCAATGGCCGCGGGCTGATTCCCAACGCGGAGATGGGCACGCCGCGCGGCACCGATCACAAGAAGCAGTTCCCGCCGGGCACGGCCATCAAGGCCCAGGTCATCGAGCAGGACAACCAGGGCCGGCTGCGGCTCTCCAAGGTCGCCGCCGAGCAGGCCGAGGAGCGCGCCGAGGTGGCGCAGTACCTCGAGAAGCACCAGCCCAAGCAGAAGGGCTCGGGCTTCGGCACCCTGGGCGACCTGCTCAAGGCCAAGCTGCAGAAGTAG
- a CDS encoding ABC transporter ATP-binding protein, translated as MIRLQGLRTTLGAFTLGPIDLDAPAGAYVALVGPSGHGKSSLLWTLAGAIDSQGLIQIGDLDVSALPSNERRVGLAPQGAQLFPHLTVAANIAYGARGSLQLKTLAETWGVAQLLDRRAPTLSGGEAMRVSIARALARDPALLLLDEPLGSIDEAGRAPLLANLRALRGTRTVIHVTHDLDEAASLATHLGVMRDGKLVAFGTAEDVLLRPTSVDVAQFLGVENVLAGNFTPHGEDACLFRTGELELHVLARANGPGYVSVPERAVMISLETPQHVSARNAIPASVVGVTFDRAGARVELAGAVKLFARLERESVTSLGLEPGKRVVAVVKSAQLRVVGQA; from the coding sequence GTGATTCGCCTTCAAGGCCTGCGGACGACGCTCGGCGCGTTCACGCTCGGGCCGATCGACCTCGACGCGCCAGCCGGTGCCTACGTGGCGCTCGTCGGGCCCTCGGGGCACGGCAAGAGCTCGCTGCTGTGGACGCTCGCAGGCGCCATCGACTCGCAAGGCCTGATTCAAATCGGCGACCTCGACGTGAGCGCGCTGCCATCGAACGAGCGCCGCGTCGGACTTGCGCCACAAGGCGCGCAGCTCTTTCCGCACCTCACGGTCGCCGCGAACATTGCCTACGGCGCACGAGGTTCACTCCAGCTGAAGACGCTCGCCGAGACCTGGGGCGTCGCACAGCTGCTCGATCGACGCGCCCCGACGCTCTCCGGCGGCGAGGCCATGCGCGTGTCGATCGCGCGGGCGCTCGCGCGCGATCCCGCGCTGCTGCTGCTCGACGAACCGCTTGGCTCCATCGACGAAGCCGGCCGCGCGCCGCTGCTCGCCAACCTGCGCGCGCTTCGCGGGACGCGAACGGTCATCCACGTCACGCACGATCTCGATGAAGCGGCTTCGCTGGCCACGCACCTCGGCGTGATGCGCGACGGCAAGCTCGTGGCCTTCGGGACCGCGGAGGATGTGCTCCTGCGGCCAACGAGCGTCGACGTCGCGCAGTTCCTGGGCGTGGAGAACGTGCTCGCGGGCAACTTCACGCCGCACGGTGAAGACGCGTGCCTCTTTCGCACCGGCGAGCTCGAGCTGCATGTGCTCGCGCGCGCGAATGGGCCGGGCTACGTAAGCGTGCCCGAGCGCGCGGTGATGATCTCGCTGGAGACGCCGCAGCACGTCAGCGCGCGAAATGCGATCCCCGCGAGCGTCGTTGGCGTCACGTTCGATCGCGCGGGCGCGCGCGTGGAGCTCGCGGGTGCCGTGAAGCTCTTCGCGCGGCTCGAGCGCGAGAGCGTCACGTCGCTCGGCCTCGAGCCGGGGAAGCGGGTCGTGGCCGTGGTGAAGTCAGCGCAGCTTCGCGTGGTCGGTCAAGCCTGA
- a CDS encoding SPOR domain-containing protein, translating into MRDENRIREKLELSLDHGQVVAFVIGALVVMGVVFVLGVMVGKQIAPEGKSAPTDLLSAIDQKAVTDAGQVALTFQQELTAKVEPTTPPAVAAARTAKPVERPAPKVDPHPAEAKPEPKQDPKPVEAKADEPSDDDKADAKAEVAVAEPPKPAPKPVEVAKADDKPAPPPAPLDKKLSDAFSAAKKDAPKQVAVAIPTTGFTVQVAASQQKDEVDAVMTRLRTSGLRPYLVDAEIPGKGHWYRVRVGAFKTRDDAQRYLNDLKRETGLTAFVTAAK; encoded by the coding sequence ATGCGCGACGAGAACCGCATCCGCGAGAAGCTCGAGCTCAGCCTCGATCACGGCCAGGTGGTGGCCTTCGTGATCGGCGCGCTGGTGGTGATGGGTGTGGTCTTCGTGCTCGGCGTGATGGTGGGCAAGCAGATCGCGCCCGAGGGCAAGTCCGCGCCCACGGATCTCCTCTCGGCGATTGATCAGAAGGCCGTCACCGACGCCGGGCAGGTCGCGCTCACGTTCCAGCAGGAGCTCACGGCGAAGGTCGAGCCCACGACCCCACCGGCGGTTGCCGCGGCCCGGACGGCAAAGCCCGTCGAGCGGCCTGCGCCGAAGGTCGATCCCCATCCCGCCGAGGCCAAGCCCGAGCCGAAGCAGGATCCAAAGCCAGTCGAGGCCAAGGCCGACGAGCCCAGCGACGACGACAAGGCGGACGCGAAGGCCGAAGTCGCCGTCGCCGAGCCGCCGAAGCCGGCGCCGAAGCCCGTCGAGGTCGCCAAGGCCGACGACAAGCCGGCGCCGCCGCCCGCGCCGCTCGACAAGAAGCTCTCCGACGCGTTCTCCGCGGCCAAGAAAGACGCGCCCAAGCAGGTTGCGGTCGCGATTCCCACGACCGGGTTCACGGTGCAGGTGGCCGCCTCGCAGCAGAAGGACGAGGTCGACGCGGTGATGACCAGGCTCCGCACCAGCGGGCTGCGGCCGTACCTCGTCGACGCGGAGATCCCGGGCAAGGGCCACTGGTACCGGGTGCGCGTCGGCGCCTTCAAGACCCGCGACGACGCCCAGCGCTACCTGAACGACCTCAAGCGCGAGACCGGCCTCACCGCCTTCGTCACCGCGGCGAAGTAG
- a CDS encoding VWA domain-containing protein, whose protein sequence is MEARLAEFADLLRHNGLKVSVSEVIDAARAVELLGVDDRATFRAALAASMVKRGGDQSTFDKVFDLFFSGAAQTLSELDQSLARQLQEQGLLEGDELKMVVHTLNELAGNLSPLTRALLEGDRGALARLFRGAALQLDFSRMESQFQQGFYARRLLSGAGNSGAQRDLESISAELRARGLSVEGVETVSGALADALRKVEQAAREEVERQVRARVPRLRQAAQGEKRFSTLSREELARAQIAVRRLAEKLKARLVRRERTKKRGALNVRRTLRKNLGLGGVPASLAFRSRRPERPDVVVLCDVSDSVRNVTRVMLLFVHTLQSLFHRVRSFVFVSDVGEVTELFRKADVSEAIELAVAGKAISLHANSNYGHALASFARDHLGAVSRKTTFIVIGDGRNNFNPPHVWALQDIKRKARRLIWICPEERYAFGTGDSEMHLYERVCHQVAKVQTLKDLEEVAEVLVPRR, encoded by the coding sequence ATGGAAGCGCGCCTCGCCGAGTTCGCGGATCTCTTGCGCCACAACGGGCTCAAGGTGAGCGTGTCCGAGGTCATCGACGCCGCGCGCGCCGTTGAGCTCCTCGGCGTCGACGATCGCGCCACGTTTCGCGCTGCGCTGGCCGCGTCGATGGTCAAGCGCGGCGGCGATCAGTCCACCTTCGACAAGGTCTTCGATCTCTTCTTCAGCGGCGCCGCCCAGACGCTCTCCGAGCTCGACCAGTCGCTCGCGCGGCAGCTTCAAGAGCAAGGCCTGCTCGAGGGCGACGAGCTGAAGATGGTGGTGCACACGCTCAACGAGCTCGCGGGGAATCTCTCGCCGCTCACCCGCGCCCTGCTCGAGGGCGATCGCGGCGCGCTGGCCCGGCTCTTCCGCGGCGCCGCGCTGCAGCTCGACTTCTCGCGCATGGAGAGCCAGTTCCAGCAGGGCTTCTACGCGCGGCGGCTGCTGTCGGGCGCGGGCAACTCGGGCGCCCAGCGCGACCTCGAGAGCATCTCTGCCGAGCTGCGCGCGCGCGGGCTCTCGGTCGAAGGCGTGGAGACCGTGAGCGGCGCGCTCGCCGACGCGCTTCGAAAGGTCGAGCAAGCCGCGCGCGAAGAGGTGGAGCGCCAGGTGCGCGCGCGCGTGCCGCGGCTGCGTCAGGCGGCCCAGGGCGAGAAGCGGTTCTCGACGCTCTCGCGCGAGGAGCTGGCGCGCGCGCAGATTGCCGTTCGTCGACTCGCCGAGAAGCTCAAGGCCCGGCTCGTGCGTCGCGAGCGGACCAAGAAGCGCGGCGCGCTCAACGTCCGGCGCACCTTGCGCAAGAACCTGGGACTGGGCGGCGTGCCCGCGAGCCTGGCCTTCCGCTCGCGGCGGCCCGAGCGGCCCGATGTGGTCGTCCTCTGCGACGTCTCCGACTCGGTCCGCAACGTCACGCGGGTGATGCTGCTCTTCGTGCACACCCTGCAGTCGCTCTTCCACCGCGTGCGCTCGTTCGTGTTCGTGAGCGACGTGGGCGAGGTGACCGAGCTCTTCCGCAAGGCCGACGTCTCCGAGGCCATCGAGCTCGCCGTCGCCGGCAAGGCCATCTCGCTGCACGCCAACTCCAACTACGGGCACGCGCTGGCGAGCTTCGCGCGCGATCACCTGGGCGCCGTCTCGCGCAAGACCACGTTCATCGTCATCGGCGACGGGCGTAACAACTTCAACCCGCCCCACGTCTGGGCGCTCCAGGACATCAAGCGCAAGGCGCGCCGGCTGATCTGGATCTGCCCCGAGGAGCGCTACGCCTTCGGCACCGGCGACTCGGAGATGCACCTCTACGAGCGCGTGTGCCACCAGGTGGCCAAGGTGCAGACGCTGAAAGACCTCGAAGAGGTCGCCGAGGTCTTGGTGCCCCGGCGCTAG
- a CDS encoding nucleotidyltransferase domain-containing protein, with product MKPSVESDPLLLRIGERLRAVHGCHAAILYGSRARGEATDTSDYDVLGARDSGPSLRDAELLDGKYLDAFVHPRQKLERPDATLLHIRNGIVLFEQDGLGTRFLAALDALFERGPSPLPADEIQALRVWARKSLERVRAGGILGNLRRMELVPRLLEDWFTTRGRWYLGPKASLRWMAENMPELHAAFEAALHPSAPIEAIERLVQLTEY from the coding sequence GTGAAGCCAAGCGTCGAGTCCGACCCGCTGCTGCTGCGAATTGGCGAACGCCTGCGCGCGGTGCACGGCTGTCACGCCGCCATCCTCTACGGCTCGCGCGCGCGCGGCGAAGCGACGGACACCAGCGACTACGACGTGCTCGGCGCGCGCGACTCAGGTCCGAGCCTTCGCGACGCCGAGCTGCTCGATGGCAAGTACCTCGACGCCTTCGTCCACCCGCGCCAGAAGCTCGAGCGGCCCGACGCGACGCTGCTGCACATCCGCAACGGCATCGTGCTCTTCGAGCAGGACGGCCTGGGCACGCGCTTCCTGGCCGCGCTCGACGCGCTCTTCGAGAGAGGTCCCTCGCCGCTGCCGGCCGACGAGATCCAGGCCTTGCGCGTGTGGGCCCGCAAGTCGCTCGAGCGGGTGCGCGCGGGCGGCATCCTCGGGAACCTGCGGCGCATGGAGCTGGTGCCGCGGCTGCTCGAGGACTGGTTCACCACGCGCGGGCGCTGGTACCTGGGACCGAAGGCGTCGCTGCGATGGATGGCCGAGAACATGCCCGAGCTGCACGCGGCGTTCGAGGCCGCCCTTCATCCGAGCGCGCCGATCGAAGCGATCGAGCGGCTCGTGCAGCTCACGGAATATTAA